The following coding sequences lie in one Cyanobacterium sp. Dongsha4 genomic window:
- the coaE gene encoding dephospho-CoA kinase (Dephospho-CoA kinase (CoaE) performs the final step in coenzyme A biosynthesis.), with amino-acid sequence MKGNNIKSKIIGLTGGIATGKSTVSNYLRDKYCIPVFDADIFARDAVKVDSPIFVSIIERYGNDILLDNNTLNRSKLGTIIFNDIREKEWLESQIHPFVYNCFRSLIPTLTEEINIFTIPLLFEANMTDLVSEIWVVTCDYEQQLTRLQSRNNLSKKDAIARINSQMSLTEKVLLADVVIDNSGDLSHLLIQIDEIMSSYFHKN; translated from the coding sequence ATGAAAGGAAATAATATCAAATCGAAAATCATCGGTTTAACAGGGGGTATTGCTACTGGAAAATCAACAGTGTCTAATTATTTACGGGATAAATATTGTATTCCTGTTTTTGATGCGGATATTTTTGCTCGTGATGCTGTGAAAGTGGATTCTCCTATTTTTGTTTCCATTATTGAAAGATATGGAAATGATATTTTACTAGATAATAATACTTTAAATCGTTCTAAATTAGGAACTATTATTTTTAATGATATTCGAGAAAAAGAGTGGTTAGAAAGTCAAATTCATCCTTTTGTTTATAATTGTTTTCGGTCTTTAATTCCTACATTAACAGAAGAAATAAATATTTTTACAATCCCCCTACTTTTTGAAGCAAATATGACTGATTTAGTCTCAGAAATTTGGGTTGTTACCTGTGATTATGAACAACAATTAACTCGTTTACAAAGCAGAAATAATTTATCAAAAAAAGATGCGATCGCACGTATTAATAGTCAAATGTCTTTAACAGAAAAAGTGCTGTTAGCTGATGTAGTAATTGATAATAGTGGTGATTTAAGTCATTTATTAATTCAAATAGACGAAATTATGTCAAGCTATTTTCATAAAAATTAA
- the hemC gene encoding hydroxymethylbilane synthase codes for MNATVDNENTIVIGSRKSQLALVQTYWVKKELENSFPDIEFEVEKMSTQGDKILDVALAKIGDKGLFTKELEVGMLNGDVDFAVHSLKDLPTNLPEGLMLGCVTQRVNPADALVVHEKHKDKQLETLPEGSVIGTSSLRRLAQLRHHFPHLTFKDVRGNVNTRLAKLDAGEYDAIILAVAGLERLGMGDRIHQVIPAEISLHAVGQGALGIECRTGDEKVLQIIKSIEDPDTRDCTLAERSFLRVLEGGCQIPIGVNSSLEGDNLTLIGMVASLDGKKLLKDSVTGDRTQAEKLGADLADKLKQQGAGEILAEILAEIER; via the coding sequence ATGAATGCAACCGTTGATAATGAAAACACTATTGTAATTGGATCTCGGAAAAGCCAATTGGCATTAGTGCAAACTTACTGGGTAAAAAAAGAGTTAGAAAATAGTTTCCCCGATATTGAGTTTGAAGTGGAAAAAATGAGTACTCAAGGGGACAAAATCTTAGATGTGGCATTGGCAAAAATTGGAGATAAAGGTTTATTCACAAAAGAATTAGAAGTAGGGATGCTTAATGGCGATGTAGATTTTGCCGTGCATTCTCTGAAAGATTTACCCACCAATCTTCCTGAAGGCTTAATGTTAGGTTGTGTTACTCAAAGAGTTAACCCTGCGGATGCTTTGGTAGTTCATGAAAAACATAAAGATAAACAATTAGAAACTTTACCAGAAGGCTCTGTAATTGGGACTTCTTCCCTCAGACGTTTAGCACAATTGCGTCATCACTTCCCCCATTTAACCTTTAAGGATGTTAGGGGTAATGTTAACACTCGTTTAGCAAAATTAGACGCAGGAGAATATGATGCTATCATCCTAGCAGTGGCAGGACTAGAAAGATTAGGAATGGGCGATCGCATCCATCAAGTAATACCAGCAGAAATATCCCTTCATGCAGTAGGACAAGGGGCTTTAGGTATCGAATGCCGTACTGGAGATGAAAAAGTATTACAAATAATTAAATCCATTGAAGACCCTGATACCCGTGATTGTACCCTAGCCGAGCGCTCTTTTTTAAGAGTATTAGAGGGTGGTTGTCAAATTCCTATCGGTGTTAATAGTTCTTTAGAAGGAGACAATTTAACTTTAATTGGTATGGTTGCCAGTTTAGACGGAAAAAAATTACTAAAAGATAGTGTAACAGGCGATCGCACCCAAGCAGAAAAGCTAGGAGCAGATTTGGCAGATAAACTGAAGCAACAGGGTGCAGGAGAAATCTTAGCCGAAATTTTAGCGGAAATTGAAAGATAA